The Phacochoerus africanus isolate WHEZ1 chromosome 3, ROS_Pafr_v1, whole genome shotgun sequence genome window below encodes:
- the SUMO1 gene encoding small ubiquitin-related modifier 1 encodes MSDQEAKPSTEDLGDKKEGEYIKLKVIGQDSSEIHFKVKMTTHLKKLKESYCQRQGVPMNSLRFLFEGQRIADNHTPKELGMEEEDVIEVYQEQTGGHSTV; translated from the exons GAGGCAAAACCTTCAACTGAGGACTTGGGGGATAAGAAGGAAGGAGAGTACATTAAACTCAAAGTCATTGGACAG GATAGCAGTGAGATTCACTTCAAAGTGAAAATGACGACACATCTCAAGAAACTCAAAGAATCATACTGTCAAAGACAG gGCGTTCCAATGAATTCACTCAGGTTTCTCTTTGAAGGTCAGAGAATTGCTGATAATCACACTCCAAAAGAA ctggGAATGGAGGAAGAAGATGTGATTGAAGTTTATCAGGAACAAACAGGGGGTCACTCAACGGTTtag